From Selenihalanaerobacter shriftii, a single genomic window includes:
- a CDS encoding methyl-accepting chemotaxis protein encodes MNNKINIKLSITLKLVLICIVASLITPTVMTFLNNVLKLGELVFIQGVINAIVLAIIIAIFTHFLIIKRLKVITNITQKISEGDFSVNKIDIDSKDELGTLANSINKIIVDLGDLLNESQEIGKKNSDIAHKLNQMSEKNSSMNQEQAANSEELSATFEEIASMSQQTAANSEHLIQSTNEVTEDSTSGLEMLEDTTDKIENASIMISNLYDNINELNDTIVQVTKFTEVISDISEQTNLLALNAAIEAARAGEHGQGFAVVAEEIRELAEKANNSAEEITKTVMNTKQQSQQTLQQVKESVQETNSSKKLIIDTQDRFKNIVNNVNKISDDIDNISAAMEEVSSSVQQGTTSMQEITAAMQEQAYTAEETANLAEKLNEISNKLNKRFVKEIDV; translated from the coding sequence ATGAATAACAAAATTAACATTAAGCTTAGTATAACTTTAAAACTTGTTCTAATTTGTATTGTTGCTTCTTTAATTACACCAACTGTTATGACATTCTTAAATAACGTATTAAAACTTGGTGAATTAGTTTTTATTCAAGGAGTTATTAATGCAATTGTTTTAGCGATTATTATAGCAATTTTTACACATTTTTTGATAATAAAACGTTTAAAAGTTATTACGAATATTACTCAAAAAATAAGTGAAGGAGATTTTTCAGTAAATAAAATTGATATTGATAGTAAGGATGAATTAGGAACTTTAGCTAATTCTATTAATAAAATTATTGTTGACCTTGGAGATTTACTTAATGAATCTCAAGAAATTGGAAAGAAAAATTCAGATATTGCACACAAGTTAAATCAAATGTCTGAAAAAAATAGTAGCATGAATCAAGAGCAAGCAGCTAACTCTGAAGAATTAAGTGCTACTTTTGAAGAAATAGCATCTATGTCTCAACAGACAGCAGCTAATAGTGAACATTTAATACAATCAACAAATGAAGTTACTGAAGATTCTACATCTGGTTTGGAAATGCTCGAAGATACTACAGATAAAATTGAAAATGCTTCAATAATGATATCTAATTTATATGATAATATTAATGAATTAAATGATACTATTGTACAAGTAACGAAATTTACAGAAGTTATTTCTGATATATCTGAACAAACAAATTTACTAGCTTTAAATGCAGCTATTGAAGCAGCAAGAGCAGGAGAGCATGGTCAAGGATTTGCAGTTGTTGCTGAAGAGATAAGAGAATTAGCTGAAAAAGCTAATAATTCAGCAGAAGAGATTACTAAAACAGTTATGAATACCAAACAACAAAGTCAACAAACATTACAACAAGTAAAAGAAAGTGTCCAAGAAACTAATAGTAGCAAAAAATTAATTATTGATACTCAAGATAGATTTAAAAATATTGTTAACAATGTTAATAAAATATCAGATGATATAGATAATATTTCAGCAGCTATGGAAGAAGTGTCTAGTAGTGTACAACAAGGAACTACTTCTATGCAAGAAATAACTGCCGCTATGCAAGAACAAGCTTATACAGCAGAAGAAACTGCTAATTTAGCTGAAAAGTTAAACGAAATTTCTAATAAACTTAATAAAAGATTCGTTAAAGAAATAGATGTTTAA